The following DNA comes from Caulobacter mirabilis.
CGAGAGGGCCAGGAGACATAGACTAGATGAGTTCCGAGACTCTGGACCGGAGCCTTGTGCTTGAGGCCGTTCGGGTGACCGAGGCCGCCGCCGTGGCCGCCTGGAGCCTGGTGGGCCGCGGCGACGAGAAGGCCGCCGACCAGGCCGCCGTCGACGCCATGCGCAACGCCCTGAACGAGCTCGCCATCGACGGCGAGATCGTGATCGGCGAAGGCGAGCGCGACGAAGCGCCCATGCTCTACATCGGCGAGAAGGTCGGCACGGGCAGCGGCCCGGCGATCGACATCGCGTTGGATCCGCTGGAAGGCACCACCCTGACGGCGAAGGCCATGGCCAACGCCCTGGCGGTGATGGCCTGGGCGCCCAAGGGCACCCTGCTGAACGCGCCGGACACCTACATGGACAAGATCGCCTGCGGGCCGGGCTATCCGGAAGGCGTGATCGACCTGGACGCCAGCGCCGCCGACAACGCCAAGGCGCTCGCCAAGGCCAAGGGCGTCGACGTCAGCGAGATCACCGTCTGCGTGCTGGACCGTCCGCGTCACGCCGAGATCATCAACAGCCTGCGCTCGGTCGGCGCGCGCGTTTACCTGATCACCGACGGCGACGTCGCCGGCGTGATCAACACCGCCGATCCCGACACCGGCGTCGACCTGTACATGGGCCAGGGCGGGGCGCCGGAAGGCGTGCTGGCCTGCGCGGCCCTGAAGTGCGTCGGCGGCCAGTTCCAGGGCCGCCTGGTGTTCCGCAACAACGACGAGCGCGCGCGCGCCGCTCGGTGGGGCATCACCGACCTGGATCGCAAGTACAGCCTGAACGAAATCGTCCGGGCCGACGCGATCTTCGCCATGACCGGCGTGACCAAGGGCGCGCTGCTCGACGGCATCCGCTTCGAGAAGGGCGCCGTGCACACGCACAGCCTGGTCATGAACTCCTCCACCCGCACGGTGCGTGAAGTGCGGATGAAGCGTCCGCTCTGACGATGGCCGACGGCCCAGGCGAAGTCGGCTTCCTAGGGGTCCGACGCTCTCTCCTGGGCCGGGCCTGGCGCCGGCGGCCGGCCGACGCCGCCCTGGTCCGCGACCACCAGCTGCGCCACGGCCTTTCCGAGCCGCTGGCGCGCGCCCTGGCCTCGCGCGGGATCGGGGCGGATGCCGCCGCCGACTTCCTGTCTCCGACCCTGAAGGCCCAGTTCCCGGACCCGTCGACGTTCCGGGACATGGACCGGGCCGCCGAGATCCTGGTCGACGCCGCCGAGCGCGGCCGGCCGATGGCGGTGTTCGCCGACTACGACGTCGACGGCGCGTCGAGCGCCGCCCAGCTGGTCCGCTGGTTCCGCGCCATGGGGCGCGACCTGCCCATCTACGTTCCCGACCGCATCACCGAGGGGTATGGCCCCAGCCCGGCCGCCTTCCGCCGCCTGAAGGAGCAGGGCGCCGAGCTGGTGGTGACGGTCGATTGCGGCGCGGCCGCGCACGACGCCCTGATCGCCGCCGGCCAGATCGGGCTCGAGGTGGTGGTTGTCGACCACCACCTGATGCGCGGCGACCCGCCGCCGGCCGCCGCCCTGGTCAATCCCAACCGTCCGGACGACGAGTCGGGGCAGGGGCACCTGGCCGCTGCGGGGGTGACCTTCGTTCTGCTCGCCGCCCTGAACCGCGAGGCGCGCCGTCGCGGCCTGTTCGAGGGGCGCGAGGCTCCGGACATCATGCAGTGGCTGGACCTGGCCGCCATGGGCGCGGTCTGCGACGTCACCAGCCTGACCGGCTTCAACCGGGCGGTGGCCGCCCAGGGGCTGCGGGTGATGTCCGGCTGGCGCAACCCGGGCCTGAAGGCGCTGCTCGATGTGGCGGGCGCGCAGGGACCGGCGACCACCTTCCATGCCGGCTTCATCCTGGGGCCGCGGATCAACGCCGGCGGACGCATCGGCCGGTCGGATCTCGGCGCGCGGCTGCTGTCGACCGACGATCCGCTGGAGGCCGCCGCCCTGGCCGCCGAGCTGAACGAGCTGAACGCTTCCCGCAAGGAGGTCGAGAAGGCGGTCATCGACGAGGCGGTCGGCTTCATCGAGCGCGACAACCTCGATCCCGACGCTCCGGTGATCGTGGTCGCCGGCGACGATTGGCATCCGGGCGTCGTCGGCATCGCCGCAGCGCGTCTGCGCGAGCGCTACCGCAAGCCGGTGATCGTCGTCGGCGTGGACCGCCCCTCGGACACCGGCAAGGGCTCGGGCCGCTCGCAGCCGGGCGTCAATCTGGGGCGGGTGGTGCAGGCGGCCTTCGACGAGGGACTGCTGCTGGCTGGCGGCGGCCATGCCATGGCCGCGGGCCTGACGGTGCGCCCGGCGATGATCCCGGAGCTGCGCGCCTTCCT
Coding sequences within:
- the glpX gene encoding class II fructose-bisphosphatase, which codes for MSSETLDRSLVLEAVRVTEAAAVAAWSLVGRGDEKAADQAAVDAMRNALNELAIDGEIVIGEGERDEAPMLYIGEKVGTGSGPAIDIALDPLEGTTLTAKAMANALAVMAWAPKGTLLNAPDTYMDKIACGPGYPEGVIDLDASAADNAKALAKAKGVDVSEITVCVLDRPRHAEIINSLRSVGARVYLITDGDVAGVINTADPDTGVDLYMGQGGAPEGVLACAALKCVGGQFQGRLVFRNNDERARAARWGITDLDRKYSLNEIVRADAIFAMTGVTKGALLDGIRFEKGAVHTHSLVMNSSTRTVREVRMKRPL
- the recJ gene encoding single-stranded-DNA-specific exonuclease RecJ, which gives rise to MADGPGEVGFLGVRRSLLGRAWRRRPADAALVRDHQLRHGLSEPLARALASRGIGADAAADFLSPTLKAQFPDPSTFRDMDRAAEILVDAAERGRPMAVFADYDVDGASSAAQLVRWFRAMGRDLPIYVPDRITEGYGPSPAAFRRLKEQGAELVVTVDCGAAAHDALIAAGQIGLEVVVVDHHLMRGDPPPAAALVNPNRPDDESGQGHLAAAGVTFVLLAALNREARRRGLFEGREAPDIMQWLDLAAMGAVCDVTSLTGFNRAVAAQGLRVMSGWRNPGLKALLDVAGAQGPATTFHAGFILGPRINAGGRIGRSDLGARLLSTDDPLEAAALAAELNELNASRKEVEKAVIDEAVGFIERDNLDPDAPVIVVAGDDWHPGVVGIAAARLRERYRKPVIVVGVDRPSDTGKGSGRSQPGVNLGRVVQAAFDEGLLLAGGGHAMAAGLTVRPAMIPELRAFLADRLKDEMVDAAAADAVEIDALVSPAGATRALWNDFQRLAPFGPGNPEPVFAVSDARVDRPMMMKGGHIRCTLLDAGGSGRLKAVAWRAEDTELGARLMAGGSALHVVGRLKPDDWQGREGVQLEIEDAADPRMAG